A genomic window from Glaciihabitans sp. INWT7 includes:
- a CDS encoding FAD-dependent oxidoreductase, producing MTKLRLAIVGAGPAGIYAADILLKAEKNFDVSIDLFEQLPAPYGLVRYGVAPDHPRIKGIITALREVLDTGRIRLFGNVLYGRDITLDDLKKHYNAVIFSTGAVRDADLDIPGIDLDGSYGAAEFVSWYDGHPDVAREWPLEAKEVAVIGNGNVALDVARILAKHADDLLPTEIPSNVYDALLASPVTDVHVFGRRGPMQVKFTPLELRELGELRDVDMIVHDEDFDYDDASKTAIASNKQVLVIDKVFTQWRAREAGTASRRLHLHFHAKPVEIIGEGRVEGFRYERTAPDGEGGVIGTGEIRELPVQAIYRAVGYFGSPLAEIPFDEKRGVIPNREGQVLDDSDHPLPGVYATGWIKRGPVGLIGHTKSDAMETIKHVVNDQANWWAPTHPDEQSVVDLLEERGVEFTDLGGWHRLDEHEKALGEPSGRARIKVVPRDEMVTVSRASD from the coding sequence ATGACGAAACTGAGACTCGCCATCGTCGGCGCCGGTCCCGCCGGAATCTACGCGGCGGACATCCTGCTCAAGGCGGAGAAGAACTTCGACGTGTCGATCGACCTCTTCGAGCAGCTTCCGGCACCGTACGGGCTGGTGCGCTATGGCGTGGCGCCGGACCACCCGCGCATCAAGGGCATCATCACCGCGCTGCGGGAGGTGCTCGACACCGGTCGCATCCGGTTGTTCGGGAACGTGCTCTACGGCCGGGACATCACGCTCGATGATCTGAAGAAGCACTACAACGCGGTGATCTTCTCCACCGGTGCGGTGCGGGATGCCGACCTCGACATCCCCGGAATCGATCTCGACGGCAGCTATGGAGCGGCGGAGTTCGTGAGCTGGTACGACGGTCATCCCGATGTGGCGCGCGAGTGGCCGCTCGAGGCGAAGGAGGTCGCGGTGATCGGCAACGGCAACGTCGCTCTCGACGTCGCTCGCATCCTCGCCAAGCACGCGGACGACCTGCTTCCCACCGAGATCCCCTCGAACGTTTATGACGCCCTTCTCGCGTCCCCGGTGACCGACGTGCATGTCTTCGGCCGTCGCGGACCGATGCAGGTGAAGTTCACGCCGCTCGAACTGCGCGAACTCGGCGAGTTGCGCGACGTCGACATGATCGTGCACGACGAGGACTTCGACTACGACGACGCTTCGAAGACGGCTATCGCCAGCAACAAGCAGGTGTTGGTGATCGACAAGGTCTTCACCCAGTGGCGCGCGCGCGAGGCCGGCACCGCATCCCGTCGGCTGCACCTGCACTTCCACGCAAAGCCGGTGGAAATCATCGGAGAGGGCCGAGTCGAGGGCTTCCGCTACGAGCGCACCGCACCCGATGGTGAGGGTGGCGTGATCGGCACCGGCGAGATCCGGGAGCTGCCGGTGCAGGCCATCTATCGGGCGGTCGGCTACTTCGGATCGCCGCTGGCCGAGATTCCCTTCGATGAGAAGCGAGGGGTGATCCCCAATCGTGAGGGCCAGGTGCTGGATGACTCCGACCACCCCCTGCCGGGTGTCTACGCCACCGGTTGGATCAAACGGGGCCCGGTCGGCCTCATCGGGCACACCAAGAGCGACGCGATGGAGACCATCAAGCATGTCGTCAATGACCAGGCGAACTGGTGGGCGCCGACGCATCCCGACGAGCAGTCCGTCGTCGACCTGCTCGAGGAACGCGGTGTCGAATTCACCGATCTCGGGGGTTGGCACCGGCTGGACGAGCACGAGAAGGCCCTCGGTGAGCCCAGCGGACGCGCCCGGATCAAGGTGGTGCCCCGTGACGAGATGGTGACGGTCTCCCGCGCCTCGGACTGA
- a CDS encoding isochorismate synthase MenF: MTASAPFDDGAAVPSLTVETTPTADLGPLVPLLEARHPLLWMRRGFGLVGHGEALRLEFCGPDRVHDAAVAWQRISAAATVTDPLARTGTGLIAFGSFAFSDDSATTSVLLVPSMIIGRDKGQSWITRIALGELDPLVVPPLEPYGPRFHVDFHPGTVPGEDYRDAVATAVKRIRSHEVSKVVLARELVGQLPDGADIRRMIDVLAAGYPDCWTFAVDGFIGSSPETLVTVDAGSVTARVLAGSAARGLDAASDEQAATALATSTKDQDEHRYAVQNVLASLRSHSPNVMASEMPFTLKLPNVWHLASDIEGDLTDGSTSLDLIGSLHPTAAVAGTPTPDALRIIGELEPFDRGRYAGPVGWVGADGDGEWAVALRSAQFDQDGRVTAYAGAGIVAESVPERELLETRMKFRPIVEALD; encoded by the coding sequence GTGACCGCATCCGCGCCCTTCGACGATGGTGCCGCGGTGCCGTCCCTCACGGTCGAGACCACCCCCACGGCAGATCTCGGCCCCCTCGTGCCGCTGCTCGAGGCCCGGCATCCGCTGCTCTGGATGCGACGCGGTTTCGGCCTCGTCGGGCACGGAGAAGCCCTCCGGCTCGAGTTCTGTGGCCCCGATCGGGTGCATGACGCGGCTGTCGCCTGGCAACGGATCTCCGCTGCCGCGACGGTCACCGATCCGTTGGCGCGCACGGGCACCGGCCTCATCGCCTTCGGCAGTTTCGCGTTCTCCGACGACTCGGCCACGACGAGTGTTCTGCTCGTGCCGTCGATGATCATCGGGCGCGACAAGGGCCAGAGCTGGATCACGCGAATCGCACTCGGAGAGCTCGACCCGCTCGTCGTGCCGCCTCTCGAGCCCTACGGCCCGCGGTTTCACGTCGACTTCCACCCGGGCACAGTGCCGGGCGAGGACTACCGGGATGCGGTGGCAACCGCTGTGAAGCGCATCCGCTCCCACGAGGTGAGCAAGGTGGTGCTCGCCCGCGAGCTGGTGGGCCAGCTGCCGGATGGCGCGGACATCCGACGCATGATCGATGTGCTCGCCGCGGGATATCCGGACTGCTGGACATTCGCCGTCGACGGTTTCATCGGCTCGAGCCCGGAGACACTCGTCACCGTCGACGCCGGCTCGGTGACCGCCCGGGTGCTGGCCGGCAGCGCCGCGCGTGGGCTGGACGCCGCCTCCGACGAGCAGGCGGCGACCGCGCTCGCCACCTCGACCAAAGACCAGGACGAGCACCGCTATGCGGTGCAGAATGTGCTCGCATCGCTTCGGTCGCACAGCCCGAATGTGATGGCCAGCGAGATGCCCTTCACCCTGAAGCTGCCGAACGTCTGGCACCTCGCGAGTGACATCGAGGGGGATCTCACCGACGGCTCGACGTCACTCGACCTGATCGGCTCGCTGCATCCGACGGCCGCCGTGGCGGGGACTCCGACGCCGGATGCCTTGCGGATCATCGGGGAGCTCGAGCCATTCGACCGCGGCCGGTATGCCGGCCCCGTCGGTTGGGTGGGAGCGGATGGCGACGGTGAGTGGGCGGTCGCCTTGCGCAGCGCGCAGTTCGATCAGGATGGTCGGGTCACGGCCTATGCCGGCGCGGGAATCGTCGCCGAATCGGTGCCGGAGCGGGAGCTTCTCGAGACTCGCATGAAGTTCCGGCCCATCGTGGAGGCGCTGGACTGA
- a CDS encoding YajQ family cyclic di-GMP-binding protein, translating to MADPTFDIVSKVDKMEADNALHQAQKEIAQRYDFKNVGAEVDWSGEKLLLKASSEDRVKAVLEVLEAKFIKRGISLRSLDTGDPYASGKEYRIDVSLKNGISSEDAKKVSKVIRDEGPKSVKAQIQGDELRVTSKSRDDLQSTMALLKGADLDIDLQFVNFR from the coding sequence ATGGCTGACCCAACTTTTGACATCGTGAGCAAGGTCGACAAGATGGAGGCCGACAACGCGCTCCATCAGGCGCAGAAGGAGATCGCCCAGCGGTACGACTTCAAGAATGTGGGGGCAGAGGTCGACTGGAGCGGCGAGAAGCTGTTGCTCAAAGCCTCGTCCGAAGATCGCGTGAAAGCGGTGCTCGAGGTGCTCGAGGCCAAGTTCATCAAACGCGGCATCTCCCTTCGCAGCCTCGACACCGGGGATCCCTACGCCTCCGGCAAGGAGTACCGCATCGATGTCTCGCTCAAGAACGGCATCTCCAGTGAGGACGCGAAGAAGGTCTCGAAGGTCATCCGCGACGAGGGCCCTAAGAGCGTGAAGGCGCAGATCCAGGGCGACGAGTTGCGCGTCACGTCGAAGAGTCGGGACGACCTGCAGTCGACCATGGCCCTTCTCAAGGGCGCGGATCTCGATATCGACCTGCAGTTCGTCAACTTCCGCTGA
- the cls gene encoding cardiolipin synthase, with amino-acid sequence MVSFVVNFFASSVFATIALVIDIVIRVLAVIIVPQNRKPQTAMAWLLAIFLIPYIGIVLFLLFGSRKLPKRRREKQVEINSFILETTEGMDRVEKEVDFPGWLEPIVEQNRTLGSMPLVGGNTAKLYTDYAESLAAMTEAVGMAKRFVHAEFYILSYDPTTKPFFDALEAAVARGVTVRVLLDHVASIRSPGYLRTIRRLKHIGATWHLMLPIQPWRGRWQRPDLRNHRKLLVIDRTLAFTGSQNMIDRSYNKRGNVRRGLKWKDLMVRFEGPIVAGINALFVTDWYSETDELLMRETDRIPDEKIKDAIDAQVVPSGPGFDLENNLRLFDSLVYSAQRRVIITSPYFVPDDSMLYAITNAAYRGLDVQLFCSAVADQPVVFHAQRSYYEALLRAGVRIWLYKSPTVLHAKHFTIDEEVAVIGSSNMDMRSFSLNYEISVMLHGRHVVAQLREVEESYRQQCTELTLDDWLTRPLRSKVLDNTARLTAAVQ; translated from the coding sequence GTGGTCTCTTTCGTCGTCAACTTCTTCGCGAGTTCGGTCTTCGCGACCATCGCACTGGTGATCGATATCGTGATCCGCGTACTCGCGGTGATCATCGTTCCCCAGAATCGCAAGCCGCAGACCGCGATGGCCTGGCTGCTCGCGATCTTCCTGATCCCCTACATCGGTATCGTGCTCTTCCTGCTGTTCGGCAGCAGAAAACTCCCCAAGCGGCGGCGCGAGAAGCAGGTGGAGATCAATTCCTTCATCCTCGAAACCACCGAGGGGATGGATCGGGTCGAAAAGGAGGTCGACTTCCCCGGTTGGCTCGAGCCGATCGTGGAACAGAATCGCACCCTCGGCTCGATGCCTCTGGTCGGAGGCAACACGGCGAAGCTCTACACCGACTATGCCGAGTCCCTCGCCGCCATGACCGAGGCCGTCGGCATGGCCAAGCGCTTCGTGCACGCGGAGTTCTACATCCTGTCGTACGACCCGACCACGAAGCCGTTCTTCGACGCCCTCGAGGCCGCGGTGGCGCGAGGGGTGACTGTGCGGGTGCTGCTCGACCACGTCGCATCCATCCGGTCCCCCGGCTACCTGCGGACCATTCGCCGCCTCAAGCACATCGGCGCGACCTGGCACCTGATGCTGCCGATCCAGCCCTGGCGGGGTCGCTGGCAACGGCCCGATCTTCGCAACCACCGCAAGCTGCTCGTGATCGACCGCACCCTCGCCTTCACCGGCTCGCAGAACATGATCGACCGCAGCTACAACAAGCGGGGCAACGTGCGCCGCGGTCTCAAATGGAAAGACCTGATGGTGCGGTTCGAGGGACCGATCGTCGCGGGCATCAACGCCCTCTTCGTCACCGACTGGTACAGCGAGACCGACGAACTGCTCATGCGAGAGACCGATCGCATTCCGGACGAGAAGATCAAGGATGCGATCGACGCCCAGGTCGTGCCGAGCGGACCCGGATTCGATCTCGAGAACAACCTTCGACTCTTCGACTCGCTCGTGTACAGCGCGCAGCGCCGGGTGATCATCACAAGCCCGTACTTCGTGCCGGATGACTCGATGCTCTATGCCATCACCAACGCGGCGTATCGCGGACTGGATGTGCAGCTCTTCTGCTCAGCGGTCGCCGACCAGCCCGTGGTTTTCCACGCACAGCGGAGCTACTACGAGGCCCTGCTGCGCGCGGGCGTGCGCATCTGGCTCTACAAGTCGCCCACGGTGCTGCACGCCAAGCACTTCACGATCGACGAGGAGGTCGCCGTCATCGGCTCGAGCAACATGGACATGCGCTCGTTCAGCCTCAACTACGAGATCTCGGTGATGCTCCACGGCCGCCACGTCGTCGCACAGCTTCGCGAGGTGGAAGAGTCCTATCGCCAGCAGTGCACAGAGCTCACGCTGGACGACTGGCTCACCCGTCCCCTGCGTTCGAAGGTGCTCGACAACACGGCGCGGCTGACGGCAGCCGTTCAGTAG
- the ubiE gene encoding bifunctional demethylmenaquinone methyltransferase/2-methoxy-6-polyprenyl-1,4-benzoquinol methylase UbiE has protein sequence MAKADLTKQPKEVAEMFDGVAKHYDRTNDVLSMGNSFIWRIATTRAVAPVAGERILDIAAGTGTSSVALAKSGAEVVAADFSAGMIEVGRQNHPSITFVEADATDLPFKDGEFDAVTASFGLRNVEDPKKALAEMYRVLKPGGRLVICEFSTPSRAIFRAGYGAYMRYLMPSIVGAASSNPEAYTYLADSIREWPDQVTLSQWIRGAGFTRVAYRNLTAGVVALHRGHKPARVVTRRAPRKTAAPKKPVIETVVDNDVATNPDSPAAPKP, from the coding sequence GTGGCAAAGGCAGATCTGACCAAGCAACCCAAAGAGGTTGCCGAGATGTTCGACGGCGTGGCTAAGCACTACGACCGCACGAACGATGTGCTGTCCATGGGCAACTCTTTCATCTGGCGCATCGCCACCACGCGGGCCGTCGCGCCCGTCGCGGGCGAACGCATCCTCGACATCGCGGCCGGAACCGGCACGAGTTCCGTGGCCCTCGCGAAGAGTGGCGCCGAGGTCGTCGCCGCCGATTTCTCGGCGGGCATGATCGAGGTGGGCCGGCAGAACCATCCGTCCATCACCTTCGTCGAAGCGGATGCCACCGACCTGCCGTTCAAGGACGGCGAGTTCGACGCAGTCACCGCGTCGTTCGGGCTGCGCAACGTGGAGGACCCGAAGAAGGCTCTGGCCGAGATGTACCGGGTGCTCAAGCCGGGGGGGCGGCTCGTGATCTGCGAGTTCAGCACCCCGTCTCGGGCGATTTTCCGCGCCGGCTATGGCGCCTACATGCGCTACCTGATGCCCTCGATCGTCGGGGCGGCGAGCTCCAACCCCGAGGCCTACACCTACCTCGCCGATTCGATCCGCGAATGGCCCGACCAGGTCACCCTCAGCCAGTGGATCCGCGGCGCAGGCTTCACTCGCGTGGCCTACCGCAACCTCACCGCCGGGGTCGTGGCGTTGCACCGCGGGCATAAGCCCGCCCGCGTGGTCACCCGTCGGGCGCCCCGCAAGACCGCGGCGCCGAAGAAGCCCGTGATCGAAACCGTCGTCGACAATGATGTCGCCACCAACCCGGACAGCCCGGCGGCTCCGAAGCCCTAG
- a CDS encoding polyprenyl synthetase family protein translates to MTPSAPLARRRNSLNSALGLGEKLFSSASERRFAAAIEDGLDEVETGLLGQVSFADDIADATTRYLLDAGGKRVRPTLALLTAQLGTGNTPEVVIAAEALEITHLASLYHDDVMDEAGMRRGVPSAQSVWGNSVAILTGDLLFARASKLMSGLGERAIMLQANTFERLCLGQLHETIGPRDDEDPIDHYIQVLADKTGSLIAAAAEMGVIFGNAPEEYRIPVKVFGEKIGVAFQLIDDVIDLAAGEEETGKTPGTDLRSGVATLPLLYLRDLAKTDGDAADLLTRIERDVNAAHYSAEQPDEAELALAIAELRAHRVTQKTLDEAHRWAREAVEALGPLPDGPVKKALTRFAESVVERSN, encoded by the coding sequence GTGACTCCCAGCGCGCCCCTCGCCCGCCGCCGCAACTCGCTCAATTCCGCGCTCGGGCTCGGTGAGAAGCTCTTCTCTTCCGCGAGCGAACGTCGTTTCGCTGCGGCGATCGAAGACGGGCTCGACGAGGTCGAGACAGGTCTTCTCGGCCAGGTCTCCTTCGCCGACGACATCGCGGATGCGACCACCCGCTACCTGCTCGACGCGGGGGGAAAGCGGGTGCGTCCCACCCTCGCCCTTCTCACGGCCCAACTCGGAACCGGCAACACCCCTGAGGTCGTGATCGCAGCGGAGGCCCTCGAGATCACCCATCTGGCATCGCTCTATCACGATGATGTGATGGATGAGGCGGGCATGCGCCGCGGAGTGCCCAGCGCCCAGAGCGTATGGGGCAATTCGGTGGCCATCCTCACCGGTGATCTGCTGTTTGCGCGGGCATCCAAGCTCATGTCGGGTCTGGGGGAACGCGCCATCATGCTGCAGGCCAATACCTTCGAGCGACTCTGTCTCGGCCAGTTGCACGAGACCATCGGGCCCCGTGACGACGAAGACCCGATCGATCACTACATCCAGGTGCTCGCCGACAAGACCGGCTCTCTCATCGCCGCCGCGGCGGAGATGGGAGTGATCTTCGGCAATGCGCCAGAGGAGTACCGCATCCCGGTGAAGGTCTTCGGCGAGAAGATCGGTGTCGCCTTCCAGCTCATCGACGACGTGATCGACCTGGCCGCGGGAGAAGAGGAGACGGGCAAGACCCCCGGAACCGACCTGCGCTCGGGTGTCGCCACCCTCCCGCTGCTGTATTTGCGCGACCTCGCGAAGACCGACGGGGATGCTGCGGACCTGCTCACCCGCATCGAACGCGACGTGAACGCGGCGCACTATTCCGCCGAACAGCCGGATGAGGCAGAGCTCGCCCTCGCTATCGCCGAATTGCGCGCCCACAGAGTGACCCAGAAGACCCTCGACGAAGCGCACCGCTGGGCGCGCGAGGCCGTCGAGGCGCTCGGGCCGCTTCCCGACGGGCCGGTGAAGAAAGCGCTCACCCGCTTCGCCGAGAGCGTCGTCGAACGCTCCAACTGA
- a CDS encoding lytic transglycosylase domain-containing protein, producing the protein MSILRVILICAAGLVVTVAVIGAIVVFALPGGVGPHRLPDAQGPSTPLARFATAAPVTAAAVPAGPALSALADPNWVATTAKKTGIPSRALSAYAGVAISFESRECGIGWNTLAGIGEIESRHGTIFGGRIAANGTATPAIFGVPLDGGAVANIPDSDQGTIDGDANIDRAVGPMQLIPEAWRNWHADGNADGVQDPQNIDDATLAAAGYLCRAGGKALNTESGWRQAVLAYNGSQQYLDDVIRYSTGYAADVASSP; encoded by the coding sequence ATGTCGATTCTGCGCGTGATCCTGATCTGCGCGGCTGGCCTGGTGGTCACCGTGGCGGTGATCGGCGCCATCGTGGTGTTCGCGCTGCCGGGAGGCGTCGGGCCGCATCGGCTTCCGGATGCCCAGGGCCCGTCGACCCCGCTCGCCCGCTTCGCGACGGCCGCGCCCGTGACCGCGGCAGCGGTCCCCGCCGGCCCAGCCCTCTCGGCCCTCGCCGATCCGAATTGGGTCGCCACCACCGCGAAGAAGACCGGAATTCCGTCGCGTGCGCTTTCCGCCTATGCCGGCGTCGCGATCTCGTTCGAGAGTCGTGAGTGCGGAATCGGCTGGAACACGCTGGCGGGCATCGGTGAGATCGAGTCTCGCCACGGCACGATCTTCGGCGGACGCATCGCCGCGAACGGCACTGCGACCCCCGCGATCTTCGGGGTGCCGCTCGACGGAGGAGCCGTCGCGAACATCCCCGACTCCGATCAGGGCACGATCGACGGAGATGCCAACATCGACCGGGCCGTCGGTCCGATGCAGCTGATCCCGGAGGCCTGGCGCAACTGGCATGCGGACGGCAATGCCGATGGCGTGCAGGATCCGCAGAACATCGATGACGCGACCCTTGCCGCGGCGGGCTACCTGTGCCGCGCCGGCGGCAAGGCGTTGAATACGGAGAGCGGCTGGCGGCAGGCTGTGCTCGCGTACAACGGGTCACAGCAGTACCTGGATGACGTGATCCGCTACTCCACCGGCTACGCGGCCGACGTGGCATCCTCGCCCTAG